The Paracholeplasma morum genome contains a region encoding:
- the pulA gene encoding type I pullulanase: MKKIFLLILLLFSTFGLSNIVNASRESDTLVVHYLRYDGNYSNYAFHMWEYLPTSKGGKDFKFDTNNVDEYGVFFEVDLATDFDTATTLGIIVKYGMDWSGYREPGGDRYIDLSKAQVIGGKYHAYIVEKDLNIGISEADLAANKPDYRPRILTAMFSNSTTITASLTHIPTGGYELYENDTKIKTGTADSKTLSITIPSADISKKYTLHVFFEGSTPQTKVVSLEKLYDTESFKNAYTYEGTLGVSFESGKTIFRLWAPLSESVSLNLYNQNHSNYNNQGVVSLEQTPYNKVTMTKIENGAWEAKLDGDLSGKYYTFSVTNSGITSEVTDPYAYSTGANGQRGLVVNFETSNPTGWAYNTRPQTIKNFTDYIVYELHVRDLTSHSSWTGTNDYRGKFMGLSETGTRYTTRGTTVTTGLDHIAELGVNAVQLLPIFDFGYIDEVQIANNPSYNNTFNWGYMPYHFNTLEGSYSTNPFDGYARITEFKTAVMALHNKDLRVIMDVVYNHTGESDGSNFNKIIPGYYHRTNESGGFYNGSGTGNETASERPMMRKFMVDSVKFWATEYNLSGFRFDLMALHDYETMNEIKAMLKEIDPTIVVYGEPWDAGGSPLSASLKADKNNIKNMPEVGAFNDVTRDAVKGSVFEASEGGWVQGNTSDYNVQGIKYGIGGGVDLGLTSVSEWHLEPHRTINYVSAHDNNTLYDKLRLTNVSVQQAELLQVQANAIILTSQGIPFIHAGSEFMRSKPKSGGGYDHNSYESPDSVNQLRWDRKASYVNVFEYYKDLIQIRKDYQSFRLTSSTDIIEKLSFIETDKGNSVIAFKLAGDATNPEIIVVHSQKPALGMVQINLTEGKSYKILTNLEQSNANGLEVVSGVAFVPSNTTMILVEETNPVTIKKELVTIRKGQRFNPASNVTVNDKSAEIHYSNFHSTKTPGLYSVTVSVKESFGKVTYYTYFLQVTGNRYDVDLGGI, from the coding sequence ATGAAAAAAATATTTTTACTCATTTTGTTACTATTCTCAACATTTGGATTATCAAACATAGTTAATGCCAGTCGTGAATCCGATACACTAGTAGTCCACTACTTAAGATATGACGGAAATTATTCGAACTATGCATTCCATATGTGGGAATACTTACCAACTTCTAAAGGTGGTAAGGATTTCAAATTTGATACCAATAATGTCGATGAATATGGTGTTTTCTTTGAAGTAGATTTAGCAACAGACTTTGATACTGCTACTACTCTTGGAATCATCGTAAAGTATGGAATGGACTGGTCGGGCTACCGTGAACCAGGTGGTGACCGATATATTGACTTGTCCAAAGCACAAGTCATCGGCGGAAAGTATCACGCATATATCGTTGAAAAGGATCTAAACATCGGGATTTCAGAAGCGGACTTAGCTGCAAACAAACCAGACTATCGCCCAAGAATTCTTACTGCAATGTTTTCAAACTCTACAACAATCACTGCTTCATTAACTCATATTCCAACAGGTGGATATGAATTATACGAAAATGATACCAAAATCAAAACTGGTACTGCTGACTCAAAAACATTGAGTATCACAATTCCAAGTGCAGACATTTCTAAAAAATACACACTTCATGTTTTCTTTGAGGGTTCTACACCTCAAACAAAAGTCGTTTCTCTTGAGAAATTATATGATACAGAATCATTTAAAAATGCATACACTTATGAGGGGACACTCGGTGTTAGTTTTGAATCAGGAAAAACAATTTTTAGATTATGGGCACCCTTATCTGAAAGTGTTTCATTAAACCTATACAATCAAAACCATTCAAACTATAATAACCAAGGAGTCGTTTCCTTAGAACAAACTCCTTACAATAAAGTAACTATGACCAAAATTGAAAATGGTGCATGGGAAGCTAAACTGGATGGAGACCTATCTGGTAAGTATTATACTTTCAGTGTCACTAACAGTGGAATCACCAGTGAAGTTACAGACCCATACGCCTACTCAACTGGGGCAAATGGACAAAGAGGACTGGTTGTTAACTTTGAAACCTCCAATCCAACAGGATGGGCCTACAATACACGTCCTCAAACGATCAAGAACTTCACAGATTATATCGTCTATGAACTTCATGTCAGAGACCTAACAAGTCATTCGTCTTGGACAGGTACAAACGACTATAGAGGTAAGTTCATGGGTCTTAGTGAAACAGGTACTAGATACACAACTAGAGGTACTACAGTAACTACTGGACTTGACCACATTGCAGAGTTGGGTGTTAACGCCGTTCAACTTCTTCCAATCTTTGACTTCGGTTATATTGATGAAGTTCAAATCGCAAACAATCCTTCATATAACAATACATTCAACTGGGGCTATATGCCGTATCACTTCAATACCCTTGAAGGTTCTTATTCAACTAACCCTTTTGATGGCTATGCAAGAATAACTGAGTTTAAAACAGCAGTCATGGCTCTACATAATAAAGATCTACGCGTGATTATGGACGTAGTTTATAACCATACTGGTGAATCTGATGGTTCAAACTTCAATAAGATTATTCCTGGTTATTATCATAGAACCAATGAATCTGGTGGATTCTACAATGGTTCGGGAACCGGCAACGAAACAGCTTCTGAAAGACCAATGATGCGTAAATTCATGGTTGACTCAGTCAAATTCTGGGCAACTGAGTATAACTTATCAGGATTTAGATTTGACTTAATGGCTCTACATGATTATGAAACAATGAACGAAATTAAAGCGATGCTTAAAGAGATCGATCCAACCATTGTTGTATATGGAGAACCATGGGACGCAGGCGGATCTCCACTAAGCGCATCCTTAAAAGCAGATAAAAACAACATCAAGAATATGCCAGAAGTTGGTGCATTCAATGACGTTACTAGAGATGCTGTAAAAGGCTCTGTATTCGAAGCTTCCGAAGGTGGTTGGGTACAAGGTAATACTTCCGACTATAACGTACAAGGCATCAAATATGGTATTGGTGGCGGTGTTGACTTAGGATTAACTAGCGTATCTGAATGGCACTTAGAACCACATAGAACCATCAACTATGTATCTGCTCATGACAACAACACTTTATATGACAAACTTCGTTTAACAAACGTGTCTGTTCAACAAGCAGAATTGCTTCAAGTTCAAGCTAACGCAATCATCTTAACAAGCCAAGGTATTCCTTTCATTCATGCCGGCTCAGAGTTTATGCGTAGTAAACCTAAATCTGGCGGTGGATATGACCATAACTCTTATGAATCTCCAGATTCAGTTAACCAACTTCGCTGGGACCGTAAAGCAAGTTATGTCAATGTATTCGAATACTATAAAGACTTAATTCAAATTAGAAAAGACTATCAAAGCTTCAGATTGACCAGTTCAACAGATATTATAGAAAAATTATCTTTCATCGAAACAGATAAAGGCAATAGTGTCATCGCATTCAAACTTGCAGGTGACGCTACTAACCCTGAAATCATCGTTGTTCACAGTCAAAAACCAGCTTTAGGAATGGTTCAAATAAACCTTACAGAAGGAAAATCATACAAGATCTTAACGAACCTCGAACAAAGCAACGCGAACGGTCTTGAAGTTGTATCTGGTGTAGCATTTGTACCTTCAAACACAACAATGATTTTGGTTGAAGAAACTAATCCAGTTACCATCAAAAAAGAGCTTGTGACCATTCGTAAGGGACAACGCTTTAACCCAGCATCTAACGTTACAGTCAACGATAAATCAGCAGAAATTCATTATTC
- a CDS encoding pullulanase-associated domain-containing protein: MKKVLTALIMFVAALSVFSLKADAADEKGNLVIHYHSWSEDYTELGSHAWGGTAVPKVYDGIDEFGAYWNYNDVPVGTEVGFIAVVWPGGAGPDWNMKKTGDVMISPNAVKAGKTTHVYVFEGAASTKDGDKGVDGERQAFVADPDKKNMLVVYYDPTGNYEKTIGMHFWDGFYNGEVTSPAWGTPVPFETAGKYAGEFEVKAIMLTSSGDKGGGLIYDGTNKKTGDIVLDSATVAGGTDIAYVVGVGTNESSTNVYRDFEEFSAAAFAFGLVKFDSAKMIGTYATSPSNIVVKTSQPVENPYKKAQTKLEKAIADATVKSWFTVREDMGEGKLGTPLIIDRVDYAQSNDTISDFVIVLRDGSTLDMSKDYVVEFDLGIVLPTEKLAAKKEVEVRLVLTVPENTPVDAVISAAGAFNGWTPGAEGYTVSKIGDKFVLSFVVEVDEAITTFEYKWTRGEWASAEFIEENRKLVILNTQDFVTFEDEVLIWEDLKAEADEKYAAPNRAIKENLSASIAIDIDNEAPVFTFLTAAIAGKPAAQRIIEVAWGKPFDQNLFPSYRVTDNRDGDLTTAVYVPKGANSVINTSVVGDYTIMLQVEDKWGNVAQETFIFRVVKK; encoded by the coding sequence ATGAAGAAAGTACTAACAGCCTTAATTATGTTTGTTGCAGCACTGTCTGTATTCAGTTTAAAAGCTGATGCTGCTGACGAAAAAGGTAACTTAGTCATTCACTACCATTCTTGGAGCGAAGACTATACTGAATTAGGAAGCCATGCATGGGGAGGGACAGCGGTTCCCAAGGTTTATGATGGTATCGATGAGTTCGGTGCTTATTGGAACTATAATGATGTTCCAGTAGGAACTGAAGTTGGATTTATCGCTGTTGTATGGCCAGGCGGAGCAGGACCTGACTGGAACATGAAGAAAACTGGGGACGTCATGATTTCTCCAAACGCTGTTAAAGCCGGTAAAACTACTCACGTGTATGTTTTCGAAGGCGCAGCATCTACTAAAGATGGCGATAAAGGTGTAGATGGAGAACGTCAAGCTTTTGTTGCAGATCCTGACAAGAAGAACATGTTAGTTGTTTACTATGATCCAACTGGCAATTATGAAAAAACTATTGGTATGCATTTCTGGGACGGTTTTTATAATGGTGAAGTAACTTCTCCAGCTTGGGGAACACCAGTTCCATTTGAAACTGCAGGAAAATATGCCGGAGAATTTGAAGTTAAAGCAATTATGTTAACTTCTTCAGGCGATAAGGGCGGCGGATTAATTTACGACGGTACAAACAAGAAAACAGGAGATATTGTACTAGACTCTGCTACAGTAGCAGGCGGAACTGATATCGCCTATGTAGTTGGTGTTGGTACAAACGAAAGCTCCACTAACGTATATAGAGATTTCGAAGAGTTCTCAGCAGCTGCATTCGCATTTGGTTTAGTTAAATTTGACAGCGCGAAGATGATTGGTACATATGCAACATCACCATCAAACATCGTTGTTAAAACTAGCCAACCTGTTGAAAATCCATATAAGAAAGCTCAAACTAAACTAGAAAAAGCAATTGCAGATGCAACTGTTAAGAGCTGGTTCACAGTTAGAGAAGATATGGGTGAAGGTAAATTAGGTACACCACTTATTATTGATCGTGTAGACTATGCACAATCAAACGATACAATTTCTGACTTCGTTATCGTATTAAGAGATGGTAGTACACTAGACATGTCTAAAGATTATGTTGTTGAATTTGATCTTGGTATTGTATTGCCTACAGAAAAATTAGCAGCTAAAAAAGAAGTGGAAGTAAGATTAGTTCTTACAGTTCCTGAAAATACTCCAGTTGATGCAGTTATTTCAGCAGCAGGCGCGTTCAATGGTTGGACTCCAGGTGCTGAAGGTTATACAGTTAGCAAGATTGGTGATAAATTCGTTCTTTCATTCGTTGTTGAAGTAGATGAAGCAATCACTACTTTTGAATACAAATGGACTAGAGGAGAATGGGCAAGCGCTGAGTTTATTGAAGAAAACCGTAAATTAGTCATACTAAATACTCAAGACTTCGTTACATTTGAGGATGAAGTATTGATTTGGGAAGATTTAAAAGCTGAAGCAGATGAAAAATATGCTGCTCCTAATAGAGCAATCAAAGAAAACTTAAGTGCATCAATCGCTATCGACATCGATAACGAAGCACCAGTATTCACATTCTTAACTGCTGCAATCGCTGGTAAACCAGCTGCACAAAGAATTATTGAAGTTGCATGGGGAAAACCATTCGACCAAAACTTATTCCCAAGTTATAGAGTCACAGATAATAGAGATGGCGATTTAACAACTGCAGTATATGTACCAAAAGGTGCAAACTCAGTTATTAATACAAGCGTAGTCGGCGATTACACTATCATGCTACAAGTTGAAGACAAATGGGGCAACGTTGCTCAAGAAACATTCATCTTCAGAGTAGTGAAGAAATAA
- a CDS encoding extracellular solute-binding protein, whose product MKKLLLVAFLLLSVVTLAACGKKTVTNEGTTIDFGDIFVKKSKIRVWIDDEQGDYMKAVIAEFNKKYPNIIVEHQHMGAVDARERLKTFGPSGNGADVFQFPHDHLAQAVLEDLVYALPQSTKDLLNARAHELGLSIATVAYDEQAKSFDPASPNSVERVYAVPMSVESVGLFYNKDLVATPATTMEAILTAGAAWNAEEVGSAGLTRAEQGLYYFNTSSHWADAYFMQPFLSAFDFTPFGEKLNDPSAVGFADTVDALKFFVEDLKPVVAGTAGVKDTKGGENFEKGLVPYIIAGPWMHETYQKANLNYGVAQMPTLNGKEMKTFAGAMMAAVYKYSDNVSDAIKFVEFLNSDIAMQLQYEYKTKLPALKESLLSGVPGVLEDSRMTSMSDQLKTSHPMPTIPQVTYYWAPAETMITEVWNAGKAYAEAAAAAETSYVTLRDLSAN is encoded by the coding sequence ATGAAAAAATTATTATTAGTAGCATTCTTACTTCTAAGCGTAGTTACATTAGCCGCTTGCGGTAAAAAAACTGTAACAAACGAAGGAACAACAATTGACTTCGGTGATATTTTCGTTAAGAAATCTAAGATCCGTGTTTGGATCGACGATGAACAAGGCGATTATATGAAAGCTGTTATTGCTGAATTCAATAAAAAATATCCAAACATCATTGTTGAACACCAACATATGGGTGCTGTTGATGCACGTGAAAGACTAAAAACTTTCGGTCCTTCTGGTAACGGTGCGGACGTATTCCAATTCCCACATGACCACTTAGCACAAGCGGTTCTAGAAGACTTAGTATATGCATTACCACAATCAACAAAAGATTTATTAAATGCAAGAGCACATGAACTTGGTCTATCTATTGCAACTGTTGCATACGATGAACAAGCTAAATCATTTGACCCTGCATCACCGAACTCAGTTGAAAGAGTTTATGCAGTACCAATGTCAGTTGAATCAGTAGGTCTATTCTATAACAAAGATTTAGTAGCTACTCCTGCAACAACAATGGAAGCAATCCTTACAGCTGGCGCTGCATGGAATGCTGAAGAAGTTGGATCAGCTGGTCTTACAAGAGCTGAACAAGGCTTATACTATTTCAACACATCTAGCCACTGGGCAGATGCATATTTCATGCAACCATTCTTATCAGCATTTGATTTCACACCATTTGGTGAAAAATTAAATGACCCATCAGCAGTTGGGTTTGCAGACACTGTCGATGCATTAAAGTTCTTCGTTGAAGACTTAAAACCGGTTGTTGCTGGTACTGCGGGCGTTAAAGACACTAAGGGTGGCGAAAACTTTGAAAAAGGTTTAGTTCCTTACATCATCGCTGGGCCTTGGATGCATGAAACTTATCAAAAAGCTAACTTAAACTATGGTGTTGCACAAATGCCTACTTTAAATGGTAAAGAAATGAAAACTTTCGCTGGTGCTATGATGGCCGCAGTTTACAAGTATTCAGATAATGTTTCCGATGCAATCAAGTTTGTTGAGTTCTTAAATAGTGATATTGCTATGCAACTTCAATATGAATACAAGACAAAACTTCCTGCATTAAAAGAATCTCTACTTTCTGGTGTTCCAGGTGTATTAGAAGACTCAAGAATGACATCTATGTCAGACCAACTTAAGACTTCACATCCAATGCCAACAATTCCACAAGTAACTTACTACTGGGCTCCTGCTGAAACAATGATCACAGAAGTATGGAACGCTGGTAAAGCATATGCTGAAGCTGCAGCAGCTGCAGAAACTTCATATGTAACATTAAGAGATCTATCAGCAAACTAA
- a CDS encoding carbohydrate ABC transporter permease, whose translation MKVISILKAIASGIIWGLGQLLNGQFIKALILFLVFSLFIGIELGTSHYNVETSAYDKLPGDDFGDTWVSGQFVTKYNDLVFRNEIQPYTDFENYVTEIGGYDNLTEMALIEFIARDLVKNNPASYKDINNPNVLIKAEDFENPEQNVEIDRSRTIYKDEDGIYYLERNKTLEDGTSTKEYVKVHFITNVVDESVILDSLEGLTVFRKTGEIYRLNGIPYLKVIDNDSNKYVNLYDFTIGTLPSTPTKVNVVGPLYLNNNNVYEYYQPGLIYLGEYLQYQPTQFTTAVRAALRDGIYANPANRRDSNDFTRFMLKVYLHMNPETKASFEDNYDYFFYDKAGIFIKGYWSVLTLGVAKKVEFSQYNSLESALVGGPTAAYSLSTYVTPLGSVPLKGHISTILMLQGLIAIILSLFFMIFMVWSIRDAYIVAEQKRLKKEVTKQGKYFKEVYENFFEYIILSPAMFVLAFISIMPITFGFIMAFTSISGPTSMIETFDWIGLKNFIALFDFSSGFGASFGQAFWRVLGWTFIWAILSTFTVFFGGFLQALILNSEKVVFRKLWRTIMILPWAIPALLSQMVFSVMFKDNGFVNTFLRDIGIYEILTNLGMLGKEGKYLEGFQRLIYLGKDNIQWFSNPFNPTFVRATLVVVNIWLGFPYFMALMTGIMTAIDKTLYEAADIDGATGIQKITKITMPLVLYSTAPILIMTFSGNFNNFGVIYFITQGGPNAGNFSRGFAGDTDILISWMYKLTVDESIYNMASVFSVLIFLFVGSISAWNLSRTKAFQED comes from the coding sequence ATGAAAGTTATAAGCATATTAAAAGCAATTGCATCTGGAATTATTTGGGGGTTAGGACAATTACTAAACGGACAGTTTATTAAAGCCTTAATTCTTTTTCTTGTTTTCAGCCTTTTTATTGGTATTGAGTTAGGAACAAGTCACTATAATGTAGAAACAAGTGCATACGATAAATTGCCAGGTGACGATTTTGGAGACACTTGGGTATCAGGTCAGTTCGTAACTAAATACAACGATTTAGTCTTTAGAAATGAAATACAACCATATACTGATTTTGAAAACTATGTAACTGAAATCGGCGGATATGATAATTTAACCGAAATGGCTCTAATCGAATTTATTGCTAGAGACTTGGTTAAAAATAACCCAGCATCATATAAAGATATTAATAATCCAAATGTACTAATCAAAGCTGAGGATTTCGAAAACCCTGAGCAAAATGTTGAAATAGATAGATCAAGAACTATCTATAAAGACGAAGATGGCATTTACTATTTAGAAAGAAACAAAACACTTGAAGATGGTACAAGTACAAAAGAATATGTAAAAGTTCATTTTATAACCAATGTCGTCGATGAATCTGTTATTTTAGATTCATTAGAAGGTTTAACTGTATTTAGAAAAACGGGAGAAATATACAGACTAAATGGAATCCCTTATCTTAAAGTAATTGATAATGATTCAAATAAATATGTTAATCTTTATGATTTTACTATCGGGACATTACCATCTACACCAACGAAAGTTAATGTAGTCGGTCCTTTATATTTGAACAATAATAATGTCTACGAATACTATCAACCAGGCCTTATCTATCTTGGTGAGTATTTACAATATCAACCAACTCAATTCACGACTGCAGTAAGAGCTGCGTTAAGAGATGGTATTTACGCAAATCCTGCCAACAGAAGAGATTCAAATGACTTTACACGATTTATGTTAAAAGTGTATTTACATATGAATCCTGAAACAAAAGCAAGTTTCGAGGATAACTATGATTATTTCTTCTATGATAAAGCTGGTATTTTCATTAAAGGGTATTGGTCGGTTTTAACTCTTGGTGTAGCCAAGAAAGTTGAATTTAGCCAATACAACTCATTAGAATCTGCCTTAGTTGGTGGACCTACAGCAGCTTATAGTTTATCCACTTATGTAACACCGCTAGGATCTGTTCCATTAAAGGGGCATATCTCAACGATTTTAATGTTACAAGGATTGATCGCAATCATCTTATCATTGTTTTTTATGATATTCATGGTTTGGTCAATTAGAGATGCTTACATTGTTGCTGAACAAAAACGATTGAAAAAAGAAGTTACAAAACAAGGTAAATATTTCAAAGAAGTCTATGAAAACTTCTTTGAATACATTATTTTATCGCCTGCGATGTTTGTATTAGCATTTATTTCCATTATGCCAATTACATTCGGATTTATCATGGCGTTCACATCTATTTCTGGTCCTACTTCAATGATTGAGACGTTCGACTGGATTGGACTTAAGAATTTCATTGCATTATTTGATTTCTCAAGTGGATTTGGCGCATCATTTGGACAAGCTTTCTGGCGTGTTCTAGGATGGACCTTCATTTGGGCTATTCTATCTACATTTACAGTATTCTTTGGAGGATTCCTCCAAGCATTAATCTTGAACAGCGAAAAAGTTGTGTTTAGAAAACTATGGCGTACAATTATGATTTTACCTTGGGCTATCCCAGCGTTATTATCACAAATGGTATTCTCAGTTATGTTTAAAGACAATGGATTTGTCAATACCTTCCTAAGGGATATTGGTATTTATGAAATCCTAACAAACTTAGGTATGCTTGGTAAAGAAGGTAAATACCTAGAAGGATTCCAAAGATTAATATATTTAGGTAAAGATAACATTCAATGGTTTAGTAATCCATTTAACCCAACATTTGTAAGAGCTACACTTGTTGTTGTTAATATTTGGTTAGGGTTCCCATACTTTATGGCTCTAATGACCGGGATTATGACGGCAATTGATAAGACTTTATATGAAGCAGCAGATATCGATGGTGCAACAGGCATTCAAAAGATCACTAAGATTACGATGCCTCTGGTATTGTATTCGACAGCACCAATTTTAATTATGACATTCTCAGGAAACTTTAATAACTTCGGGGTAATTTACTTTATCACCCAAGGTGGACCGAATGCGGGTAACTTCTCGCGGGGGTTTGCTGGTGATACGGATATCTTGATTTCCTGGATGTATAAGTTAACCGTAGATGAATCCATCTATAACATGGCATCGGTATTCTCAGTGCTAATATTCTTATTCGTAGGTTCGATTTCGGCGTGGAACCTATCAAGAACGAAAGCATTCCAGGAGGACTAA
- a CDS encoding sugar ABC transporter permease gives MTLYLFLIGFLVILSLLVQQSVANEIAVKKGHESYKNRLFGLIPVYGIRRVLKMNNLIGTSQTAIDYSYDPRMLLKRTLIYAGLLIGATIIIAPLSVLGYLSFKNNLLQSLITIYVVLLIVFSYHSLVVDIAKAKGYEHLLVHLITLVPFYGLIYTLTRLPKGHLRATFMRKEQPNIVQYLMLSLIIVLLILPTSGLVFYLWVVPKKRNVSNSAILSNFGLGNILSRLLVYAEITLVSVIVLVPVIYIFGLAFSNISSAVPSTIWPEKPTFAALFYLFEETKFLKWYVNTLSIALVNMFVGTILITGAAYVFARFSFKGKKAGLLTILVLQAFPSFMGLIAMYVLFWTFNLLGKPLALSILYIGGSIPGNLWLIKGFLTQIPKDLDESAMIDGANKLQIFFKIILPLSVPILTFVAVSMFMGPWMDYMLPGYLLNYYPKNAGPNYDVTQQWTLAVGLFKFINDPQYMHYSAFAMGALFVGIPITVLYMVFQKYLIEGIMAGATKG, from the coding sequence ATGACTCTATACTTATTTCTGATTGGATTCTTAGTCATTCTATCTCTTTTAGTTCAGCAAAGTGTTGCGAACGAAATCGCCGTTAAAAAGGGACATGAATCCTATAAAAACAGATTATTTGGTCTAATCCCAGTTTATGGAATTAGACGTGTATTGAAAATGAATAACTTAATTGGAACATCTCAAACTGCAATTGATTATTCATATGATCCAAGAATGTTATTAAAACGCACCCTAATTTATGCGGGACTCTTAATCGGAGCAACCATCATTATTGCCCCATTATCAGTGTTAGGTTATCTATCTTTCAAGAATAACCTTCTACAATCCTTGATAACGATTTATGTTGTGTTGCTAATTGTGTTTAGTTATCACTCACTAGTAGTAGATATTGCGAAAGCTAAAGGCTATGAACATCTTTTAGTACACTTAATTACACTCGTACCTTTCTATGGATTAATCTATACCTTAACGCGTCTTCCAAAAGGCCATTTAAGGGCTACCTTTATGAGGAAAGAACAACCAAACATTGTTCAGTATCTCATGCTTTCATTAATTATTGTATTGTTGATACTACCAACTAGTGGGTTAGTATTCTATCTATGGGTTGTTCCTAAGAAACGTAACGTTTCAAACTCAGCAATCTTAAGCAATTTCGGATTAGGAAACATCCTATCTAGATTATTAGTTTATGCTGAAATTACGCTTGTATCTGTCATTGTATTAGTGCCAGTTATCTATATTTTCGGGTTAGCATTCTCTAATATCTCATCTGCAGTTCCAAGTACAATTTGGCCTGAAAAACCAACGTTTGCCGCATTATTCTACCTATTTGAAGAAACTAAGTTCTTAAAATGGTATGTAAATACATTATCAATCGCTCTTGTAAATATGTTTGTTGGTACAATCTTAATTACAGGTGCAGCTTATGTATTTGCTAGATTCAGCTTTAAAGGTAAAAAAGCTGGGTTATTAACCATCTTAGTTCTACAAGCATTCCCTTCATTTATGGGATTAATTGCGATGTATGTACTGTTCTGGACCTTTAACTTACTAGGTAAACCTTTAGCTCTATCGATTTTATATATCGGTGGTTCGATTCCAGGCAACCTATGGTTAATTAAAGGGTTCTTAACTCAAATTCCAAAAGACTTGGACGAATCCGCAATGATCGATGGTGCGAATAAACTTCAAATATTCTTTAAGATTATTCTGCCATTATCTGTACCAATCTTAACATTCGTTGCCGTATCTATGTTTATGGGACCATGGATGGATTATATGTTACCGGGGTATCTTCTAAACTATTATCCTAAGAACGCTGGTCCAAACTATGATGTTACACAACAGTGGACATTGGCAGTCGGATTATTTAAGTTTATTAATGACCCACAATATATGCACTATAGCGCATTCGCTATGGGGGCGTTATTTGTCGGTATACCAATTACAGTCCTTTACATGGTATTCCAAAAATACCTTATCGAAGGAATTATGGCTGGTGCAACAAAAGGGTAA